The window TCCCTTGGCATCCTTTTTTACCATGCGAAGGTAAAGATCCGGGTCGGCCTGTTTGCCGGGGGCAAGCGACCGGTTCCCCTTGGGGTCTGTCAGAGCGGCGTCACAGACAAGGTCCTCTTCCTGCACAATGGTTAAAAAATTGAGGAAGCGCTGATGGTATTCGGTATTTAATTCGGCGTCCATCTCATACGTTATGGCATTCAGGGTATTCATGGCATCCCAACCGGCACAACGCTGAAAACAGGTTCCGGTCTTTCTTCCCATCAAGCGTAAAAGCCGGGGTTTTTTCAACAGATCCTCGATGCGCTGGTGAACATGGGTGAATCGATTGATTTTTTTGCCGGACAGATGAGACGTCGCTGTGGCCAAGTCTTCATGTGCGGACTGTTGAGCGATTTCGTAGGTCATGCCGACAGAATTAAGGGTGGGCCTGATAATGGGGTTGTCGACAGTGTCCTCGACTTTTTCCCCAAGCAAATATACCGGCAGATGCAGTGCCCGGATGCTTTCAAAATATTCCTCTTTTGTTTTCAGTGTCATGACGAATTTCCCCCTGTGTCATTGAATCGTAAGGATTCGAAAATTTGAACCGAGATAGCGAGCGCATTCCCTGCAGCTTGCTGCAGGGTAAGCGAGCGAATCATAATCGATAGAATTCCTTACGGTGAAGATTCCCCTTACGCTTGCTGCGGGGAGTGTTCGATCACGGAAATTAAATTTTCCAACCGGTCTTTTCGGATTGATATGTTGACAATCTCTCCCTTGATTCAATGGATTCTCAACCGAAACTATTTAAATTCCCTTTGATGCTGATACTTATTTTATCAACATCTGGATGCCGGCAACACAGGGCGATTGGATATTTGTCAACACGCCGCCCAGCATTTGCGCCATGCCGACTTTGGCGCCATTGACTTGATTGGCACCAAACTCACCCCAGAGCTGTTTGGCCACATCACCGACGACACGCACACCGGATGCGCCTAACGGATGACCCAGTGAAAGCAGACCGCCGCTGGGGTTGACCGGACAACGGCCGGTCATTTCAAAATGACCCGAGCGGGCCTTCGAAATGCCTTCGCCCGGCTTGCACACGCCAAGGGTTTCATAAGCCGCCAACTCTTCTGCGGAAAAGGCATCGTGCATTTCGACCACGTCAATATCCTTCTCGGCATCCACGCCGGCCGCTTCGCAGGCTTCTTTGACGCCTGCAATCATCGCCGGCAATGCCAGGGGGTTGAAGGAAGCGTCTTGGGGGCCACCGACTGAAATAACGGAACCGGCAACTTTTACCGGTGCGCGACCCTTCTGGTTATGTTTCTTGGAATAATCGGCAGAACATAAAACGATAGCCGCGTCACCGTGTACGAAAATACCGTACCGACTTTACTGAGAGGCGCCTTCTCGACCCTGTCGGATGAACAGAATGTGCAAAGTTCCATCGCCGGATAGGAGGTTTTCCCGCAATCCCGGCATCTATTCCCCACTTGAATCCATTCCTCCCCACGCTTTTCCAAGGCGCCCGGATAAAAAATCATTTGACTGACCGCATCTTGATCAATCATATCCCTGCACACTCCTTCCTTACTTCTCTATTTTGCCGCCATTCGAATTGCACCGTCCAGACGAATCACTTCACCGTTGAGATACTGGTTTTCGACGATCTGGCGCGACAGCAGTGCGAATTCCTCCGGCTGACCCAAACGGTTCGGGTAAGGAACCATTTTCCCGAGAGAATCTAGGACCTTATCGGGAAGCCCCATAAGCAGAGGCGTTTCAAAAATACCCGGAGCGATGGTCATCACCCGGATGCCGTATGCCGCGCATTCCCTGGCAATGGGCAGGGTCATACCGCACACGGCCGCTTTCGACGCACTGTAGGATGCCTGGCCGATCTGGCCGTCAAAGGCGGCGACCGAGGCTGTATTGATAATGACCCCCTTCTCGTCCTCCGTGTTCTTCACCATCTGTTCCACCGCCAGCCGGATGACATTAAACGTGCCGATAAGATTGAGCTGCACAACCCGACTGAACGCATCCAGGGGATGGGGCCCTTTCTTGCCCAGCACCTTGGTCGGCGCGCCCGTACCCGCACAGTTGACCGCGATATGGATTGCACCGAATGAATCCACGGTTTTTTCGATCCCTGCAACGACGCTTGCCTCGCTGGTTACATCCACATGTGCGAAGATGACGTTCGCCCCCAGTTCCTCCACCAGCTTTACGGCCTTTTCATCCTGAATATCGAAAATCGCCACCTTCGCACCATCTTTAGCGAAGTTACGCACACACGCCTCACCCAACCCGGATGCGCCCCCTGTCACAATCGCCACTTTATCTTTTACGATCATCATCTTTCTCCTTTTTAGTTGATAAATAACAAAATCCTGAATTGAACTCGGGAAGATAATTTAACGCCCCTTGAAAACAGCGTCCCTTCTTTCGATGAAAGACCTTACCCCTTCGGCCGCATCGTCACTTTTCATGATCTCCCTGAGATCCGGCACCAGCTTGTCCACGGCGGCCCGCTCCCCGTGGGTTTGGACGCGCCTTGCCGACAGCAGGGAGGCCTGGACGCCCAGAGGCGCCTGTTTGGCCACGATTTCCGCGATCTCGAGGGCCCTGTCGAACTGGGCGCCTACCGCCGTCACCTCCTGGACAAGCCCGAGCCGGTGTGCTTCTGCAGCATCCATTTCTTCACCGGTCAGGATATACCGCATCGTGTTGCCCCAGCCGATTTC is drawn from Deltaproteobacteria bacterium and contains these coding sequences:
- a CDS encoding zinc ribbon domain-containing protein, translated to MIFYPGALEKRGEEWIQVGNRCRDCGKTSYPAMELCTFCSSDRVEKAPLSKVGTVFSYTVTRLSFYVLPIIPRNITRRVAHR
- a CDS encoding 3-hydroxyacyl-CoA dehydrogenase, with product MIVKDKVAIVTGGASGLGEACVRNFAKDGAKVAIFDIQDEKAVKLVEELGANVIFAHVDVTSEASVVAGIEKTVDSFGAIHIAVNCAGTGAPTKVLGKKGPHPLDAFSRVVQLNLIGTFNVIRLAVEQMVKNTEDEKGVIINTASVAAFDGQIGQASYSASKAAVCGMTLPIARECAAYGIRVMTIAPGIFETPLLMGLPDKVLDSLGKMVPYPNRLGQPEEFALLSRQIVENQYLNGEVIRLDGAIRMAAK